A genomic stretch from Lathyrus oleraceus cultivar Zhongwan6 chromosome 2, CAAS_Psat_ZW6_1.0, whole genome shotgun sequence includes:
- the LOC127119176 gene encoding sugar transporter ERD6-like 6: MDGGEVDKHGMMQTHHVSSYAMALSLLVVSISFYLKEYISPDSDLYATLSLVSVAGVVVMVIAFSLGLGAMPWIIMSEILPINIKGLAGSFATLANWFFSWLVTLTANLLLDWSSGGTFTIYTAVCVFTAGFVAIWVPETKGKTLEEIQQFFR, translated from the exons ATGGATGGTGGTGAAGTTGACAAGCATGGAATGATGCAAACTCACCAT GTTTCTTCATATGCAATGGCTTTGAGTCTTTTGGTTGTTTCAATATCATTCTACTTGAAg GAATATATATCACCAGATTCTGATTTATATGCGACATTGAGCCTCGTATCGGTGGCTGGAGTTGTG GTCATGGTTATTGCATTCTCTCTGGGATTAGGAGCAATGCCATGGATTATAATGTCTGAG ATTCTTCCGATTAACATCAAAGGCCTAGCTGGAAGTTTTGCAACACTTGCCAATTGGTTCTTTTCCTGGTTGGTTACATTAACAGCAAATTTGCTCTTGGATTGGAGTTCGGGAG GAACCTTCACAATATATACTGCAGTGTGTGTTTTCACAGCAGGATTTGTTGCCATTTGGGTCCCCGAGACAAAGGGaaaaactcttgaagaaatacaacagtttttcagatga